Genomic window (Magnolia sinica isolate HGM2019 chromosome 6, MsV1, whole genome shotgun sequence):
TGATCCGCAGTTGATCTTTCCTTTGTATCTCGCTGTGGTGCTTGCTGCCTTGACTGTGCctgcacttttatttttatttttttctttttctagccatttttgcccataacgccctttcgggttttcactacGTCCGGCTCTTCCCGTCATTTTTGCCCATAGCatcctttcagattttcactacCTCCCGGGTTTTTtatcttgcctgccccttggaAGCTGTGCTGTATTTACCCTtggtgccttttcaggttttcactaagTCTGTTACATGcccgctgtttttactcgaggcgccctttcaggttttcacctcACCCTTTTTGCTTAGACatgtccttctctctctctctctctttttttttagtgTTGTGGGAGATGGAGAGACCTCTTTCATAGCCGGCCAACTGGTTACCTTCCTGTCCTTGTCTTTGATTACAATCGTAAGCTGGTTTCTGGTTGGGTTATTTGGGGGATGTGGTATAGGCTTATTCTCTCCTTTCTGGGTCTTCTTTTTtagatcttcttttctttttctcttttctttttttttctttctttctgctttcccacttttttcttctcttttttttctttcttttgtgggAGAGATGATTGATGTTTCTAATGGGAGAGGTGGCagatacatttttttatttttgatgggGGAGTGAGGGATGCAGCTTTGCGATTGTTAATCATTGACAAGGTTAAGTATGGTTACCCGTGATAAATTTTCACGTTATCGGCGTTGATGGACTCGGAAAGATCCTCTCCTTTTAAATTAGCGAGCCGGAGAGCACCTCCTGGGAGTACTTCCCGAATGATCAGCAGTCCTTCCCacgagggtttgaactttcctctgggATCTGGTAGATGCGGTGGTAAGATAAGCTTCATGACCATGTCGCCGACCTCGAAACTCCTCTTCcggaccctcttgttgtaggcccgaccgatccttctttgataacaTTAGGAGTGGCTTAGCGCTCGCATGAGCTTTTCATCTACCAGATGCAGTTGATCATATCTTGCTTGTTGCCACTCGCCTTCCTTGACTTTGCTTTCCAGCAATATCTGCAGTGATGGGATTTTAATTTCGACTGGCAGTACTGCTTCCATTCCGTATACGAGTTCGTAAGGAGTTGCGCCTATAGCAGACCATACAGACGTCAGATAGGCCCAGAGTGCGTAGGGAAGCATTTCTAACCAATCCTGATATGTCTTCACCATCTTCTCCAATATGCAAATGACAACTTTGTTTGCGGCTTCGACCCCACCGCTCATTTGAGGACGGTAGGGGCTTGACCAATGTCGTTAAATATTGAACTTGTCGAGGAAATCGTCCATCCTTTTATTGATGAACGGAGTTCCGTTGTCAGTAATAATGGCCTGAGGGGCCCCATAGcggctaatgatgttgttcttcataaacttgactACATGAGATGCTGCtatggtggtgtaggatgctgcctctatccatttggtgaagtagtctacCGTCACCAGAATGTATTCATGCCCAtttgaagctttggggttgaCCTTGCCGATAATATCCAGTCCCCATacagagaagggccatggtgccGTCAGGTTGTAGAGTTCGAAAGCAGGGGCATGGATCTGGTTTGTGTGCTCTTGACGCTTGAAACATTTCCTGACGTGTTTGCAGCAATCTGTCTCCATCGTAAGCCAATAATAGCCAAGTCATaagatcttctttgccatcatgtgtccattcatgtgtgggccacatagtcctttgtggatttctaacatgatctgTGCCGCTTCTGTCTCATCCACACAGCGAAGAAGGAATTggttgaaggatcgcttgtaaAGAATGCCCCCAGTGATTACGAACTATGTCGCTAGCCGTTGGATGGTGCGTCGATCAACTGGCATAGCTCCTTCTGGGTACTTTTGATGTTTGAGGTATTTCTTGATATCTGTGTACCACAGCTGATCATTTGAGGGAGGTTCTGCTTCATCAATCTGTAGGCAAAATGCAGGCTCCTCCTGGAGTTCGATGGTGAGCTCCCATTCAACAACTCCTTTCCGGATTTCCAGCATTGAGGCAAGGGTGGCCAAAGCGTCTGCAAATTGGTTCTTGATTCGGGGCATGTAAGAAAATGTGATCTCCTCGAATTCCTCAGCTAAATTTTCCAGGTAGACATGATATGGAATCAgcttttcatccttggtcttcTAATCACCATTTATCtaattgatgatgagttgtgagtctccAAAGACTCGTAACTTCTTCACATTAaggatgatggcttctcttaGACCAGCGATGCATGCTTCATATTCAGCTACATTGTTGGTGCATTAGAATGCCAGCCTTCTGGATATGGGAATTGGGACGTCCTCAGGAGAATAGAGTATGGCGCCTACTCCACTTCCTTCTGAGTTTGCAGCTCCGTtgaagaagagtgtccactctccttcctttcttccttcttcctcctcAATCAGGAGAATATCCTCGTCGGGAAAGAAGGTCTTCAATGGTTGATAGTCCGGCAGAGAGTGGGCTGCTAAGTGGTCGGCTaatgcttgccctttgattgctttCTGGGTGACATAAGTGATGTCGAACTCTGAAAGCAATAGCTGCCATTTTGTGATCCTACCTGTTAGTGCCGACTTTTCAAACAAGTACTTCAACGGGTCCATGCGAGCGAGCAGAAGGATCGGGTGAGTGATCATATACTGTCATAGTCGTTGTGTTGCTCAGACTAGGGCGAGGCACGTTTTCTCTAAGCTAGAATATTTGGCTTCATAGCTTGTGAATCGTCGACTTAGATAGTAAATTGCTTGCTCTTTTCTTCCTGTGTCATCGTGTTGGCCAAGAACGCATCCAATTGCTTCTGCTGCGATGGAGATATATAGCAGTAATGGCCTACCCAgagtaggtggcatgagcactggagGATTTAGCAGGTATTTTTTGATCTTGTCAAAGGCCGCTTGGCAATCGTCATTCCATTCTTTTGGCGAGTTCTTCCATAacagcttgaatatgggctcacagaccAGAGTGAGCTGTGCGATGAATCGGCTGATATACTGGATCCGTCCGAGGAAGCCCCGAATTTGGTTTTTAGTCTTAGGCGGTGGCATTTCGATGATTGCCTTGGTCTTAGTCTCATCCACCCGGATACCATCTTCAATGACAATAAAACCTAGCAGCTTGCCCCTGGTTGCACTGAAGACACACTTTTGTGGGTTTAGGTGGAGCTTGAATTTTTCTAGCCTGTTGAAGAGCTTCTCAAGGTCTTCGAAGTGTTCGTCGATCGTGCGAGACTTGACGATCATATCATCCACGTAAACTTCCATCTCCTTGTTTATCATATCATGGAACAAGGCAGTTATGGCTCGTTGATATGTAGCTCCGGCATTCTTCAGTCCGAAGGGCATAACTCGATAGTAGAAAGTTCCCTATGGTGTGATGAAGGAAGTCTTCTCTCGATCTTCGATGGCCATCTTGATCTGGTTGTAACCGGAGAAACCGTCCATGAaagagaagatcttgtgtccagcagtattatctaccagtgAGTCGATGTGAGGTAGAAGGAAATCGTCTTTAGGGCTTGCTTTGTTAAGATCTCtgaagtcgatgcacatcctaACTTTCTCATCCTTCTTTGGAACTAGTACGATGCTCGCGAGCCATTCCGGGTAGTTAGAGACTACCAAGAATCCCGCGTTGTATTGCTTAATGACTTCATCATGAATCTTtagggcccattctggcttcattctttGCAGCTTCTTCTTGATAGGCTTCATGTCTGGCTTTGTTGGCAAATGATGCACCACCAGATCTTCATCGAGGCCTGGCATATCCTCGTAAAGAAGGCAAAGTTGGACAACCTTGGTTTCAGAAACTTgatcatcctctgcttgtattcCGGGGATAATGATATTCTGATACGCACCTCTCTAGGGAGTTCTACGGATCCTAAATTCACAACCTCGAAGTCGTCTGCTACAATATTGGCCTTCGTTTCGAACTTTTCGAGAGAATTCTCGAATTCGAGAgctgtatcatcatttccctcatctgggggttcatccaaacccatgagttcgatCGAAATCATACGAGTCGACCTCAAACTCCTACAATGTGTGCGAGGTATTTGGCACagtgatttttgaaagtttttctattgtttttgtattttgaaaaattttttatgttttgtggTTGTGAGGAATATctaatttttttgtatttttgggaatatgtgatgtttttgtgttttaaaaattttctaatttttttgtgTCACTGAGGTGTCCCAAATAGGACAGTGTTGCGAACCATGATTGGTCTTGCCCTGGTTCGGGATACCAACTGCTATTTTTATTGGCATTTTTTTTAGGCCGGCATCCATGAATGGTTCGCCGGCTGATTCGATCGTTAGGGCGACAGCTGTCCATGGTGGTTCTTTCCCCCGTTCGATCCTATTGTTTTGTTTTATCTATTCATGTGGGTCATCTGTCCTGATGACCATGATATCCGCTGGGCTGGGCTCAAAGTCAGAATCTAATTCAATCTCTTCGCCCAGGAGTTGGAGTCCTTCTAGCTCCTCAGGTTCATCTTGTGATGGGACCTTAACGTTCGTCCAATCAAGGGCAGGCCATTTTCCCTTGTCAACCCAATGGATGGGCTGCTTTTGCCCCTTGTGTCGTTAAGCTAGTGGTGAGGATGTGTTCCCCTGATTGTGGGTGGGTATGGGTGTCTCCCTGTTCTTACCTGTGTTTCCTTCAAGGGGCACTCCTAGTTCTAGGTCTTTTGTGGGTGGATCTGTTTCCACGCCCCTAGCTTCATGTGATGGTCTGGGGGTTCTGCCCCTAGCTTTAGATGTGATTTTGATGCCCTGAGGATCCTATCCCACCTTATTGGTGGTCAGATGGACTCCAGGTTAGCATGTTCTGTGAGTTTGAGTTGCTGGAGTTGGTCCTCAAGGGACCTCATCGTGTCTTCACAAACTGTACCAGCCTTTGTGAACTTGATGGGTGTACACTTAAACGGTTGACCCTTTTTTGGCCTTTTCGCCTGATCCTGTGGTGTTGGCTGATATCCCAATCCCTGTCTCTGCATGTTGACAGGTGCTGGTTTTACCACCATACCTTTGCCATGGAACTCGATACGATAGTTCAGGATTAGCCGTTCGGCAAGAGGAATGACATATTTAACAGCAAGAGGGCGTGGGTTGGTGATTGCATTCACATTTTCGAATTCGAAGCTATGATACGTATGTCACCTTCTGCATGCTGAATGTCAATCACTGGGATGTTGGTTTCTGGGATATTGACTGTCACCGGTAAGATGGTTTCTAGCTCGACCAACACTGAAATGATTCGATTTCCTGAAGGGAATTTAACCCATTGATGGAGGGTGGATGGGATAGCTCCAATGGCATGGAGCCATGGTCTCCCCAACAGAATGTTAAATGAGG
Coding sequences:
- the LOC131249642 gene encoding uncharacterized protein LOC131249642; the protein is MDPLKYLFEKSALTGRITKWQLLLSEFDITYVTQKAIKGQALADHLAAHSLPDYQPLKTFFPDEDILLIEEEEGRKEGEWTLFFNGAANSEGSGVGAILYSPEDVPIPISRRLKTKDEKLIPYHVYLENLAEEFEEITFSYMPRIKNQFADALATLASMLEIRKGVVEWELTIELQEEPAFCLQIDEAEPPSNDQLWYTDIKKYLKHQKYPEGAMPVDRRTIQRLAT